A genomic window from Megalobrama amblycephala isolate DHTTF-2021 linkage group LG2, ASM1881202v1, whole genome shotgun sequence includes:
- the proser1 gene encoding proline and serine-rich protein 1 isoform X2 gives MDKKSFDIVLDEIRKCVLTDQRIKAIEQVHGYFSSEQVIDILKYFSWAEPQIKAVKALQHKMVAIPTTKAANILNCFTFSKDRIIVLELIALNISDAQNYRPVEDAFRIHLSEKKRARRILEQVCKVGCKAPVAMISSCGMIPGNPYPKGKPSQVTGTFPGIPAKKDGEDSTLDGKGIAARILGPSKPSPSTYNPHRPVPYPIPPCRPHATIAPSYSRPVNQQNPTSSISGTTAISPHNSTPSTPVTPQPQPTTPITPVFPGMVPSQNPVTPSPTPAPSPSVIKGPPVPAGSPQVSSNSSGHNTPVPSPFPGMPPSGRNTPSVIKSHTPSGTPCGTPGPSTSIPPSPFHNAPRSETPSGGLTPTPRATGDPLTTHGAMGLPSKKGYPPSSDSQSALPFPGTPSTQSHSVIRSYTPSGMSSLTPGRSTPSMQGVGGLPVAPAAPSPKPSPGLTSQAAMSSPAFFSEQHANSMARHGGGSGSNSPVPSAFKGPSRSGTPSLSSLVMSNSAVLSRPVGMAHGAASPQSSLPSSVAGLHSLSSALGSQSGSSPAPHFTAMSPFSGAQSSISTPSTPTPPVSSVYSGLAHSSAPTPSPFGLGLTTAPSVFPGLPPGANPGFPGFGGSGSPAAGSPVLSSLMGLPGASSSVATVAPLQAAAVAAAAAAGVPSSSPVLPGFASAFSSNFNPALVGQAGLTGSLQAPGGAAFPGLLSFPPGMPSFSTTASPAALSGLHNSAMQSALLQAHSASALDNYPPQPNGFTNYPATAGSSFPLQPGLHPSLGWQ, from the exons ATGGACAAGAAATCCTTTGATATCGTTTTGGACGAAATCAGAAAG TGTGTTTTGACAGATCAACGAATCAAAGCTATAGAACAGGTTCATGGGTATTTCTCCAGTGAACAG GTTATTGACATTTTGAAGTACTTTTCCTGGGCAGAGCCCCAGATAAAGGCTGTCAAAGCCTTGCAACAT AAAATGGTTGCAATTCCAACAACAAAGGCTGCAAATATCCTAAATTGTTTCACATTCTCAAAGGACAGAATTATTGTACTGGAACTCATAGCTCT AAATATTTCTGATGCCCAAAACTACCGTCCTGTGGAGGACGCGTTCCGTATTCACCTCTCTGAGAAGAAACGTGCAAGAAGAATCCTAGAGCAG GTGTGTAAAGTGGGATGTAAAGCTCCAGTGGCGATGATTTCATCCTGTGGGATGATCCCAGGGAACCCTTATCCCAAAGGCAAACCCAGCCAGGTCACTGGAACATTCCCT GGAATTCCTGCCAAAAAGGATGGAGAGGATTCAACCCTGGATGGAAAGGGCATTGCTGCGCGCATACTCGGACCAAGCAAACCG TCACCATCAACATACAATCCACACAGACCTGTGCCGTATCCTATTCCACCATGTCGGCCACATGCCACCATTGCTCCAA GTTACAGCCGACCTGTCAATCAACAAAATCCAACCTCCAGCATCTCTGGCACAACTGCTATTTCTCCTCATAACTCCACCCCATCTACTCCTGTCACCCCCCAGCCTCAGCCTACCACACCAATCACTCCAGTTTTCCCAGGCATGGTCCCATCCCAGAACCCTGTGACCCCCTCCCCAACTCCTGCGCCCTCACCCTCAGTCATCAAAGGTCCACCTGTCCCAGCTGGCTCTCCCCAAGTTTCCTCTAACTCCAGTGGCCACAATACACCAGTTCCCTCTCCATTCCCTGGCATGCCCCCTTCTGGTAGAAACACCCCTTCAGTCATCAAAAGTCATACCCCATCTGGAACACCCTGTGGTACACCCGGGCCGAGTACAAGCATCCCTCCTTCTCCCTTCCATAATGCACCCCGTTCTGAAACACCTTCCGGTGGCCTCACACCTACTCCCAGGGCGACTGGCGACCCCTTGACTACTCATGGAGCGATGGGATTACCCTCAAAGAAGGGTTACCCACCTTCCTCAGATTCCCAGTCAGCACTTCCATTCCCTGGCACTCCCTCTACCCAGTCACATTCAGTTATTCGTAGTTACACACCCTCAGGAATGTCCTCTCTCACTCCTGGACGCTCAACTCCCAGCATGCAAGGTGTTGGAGGATTACCAGTGGCTCCTGCTGCTCCTAGTCCTAAGCCCTCTCCAGGACTGACCTCCCAGGCAGCCATGAGTAGTCCTGCTTTCTTTAGTGAGCAACATGCCAACTCCATGGCCCGGCATGGTGGAGGTAGTGGAAGCAACAGTCCTGTCCCTTCCGCATTCAAAGGTCCCTCCCGCTCTGGCACCCCTTCTCTTAGCTCTCTAGTAATGTCTAACTCTGCTGTCCTTTCCCGACCTGTGGGCATGGCCCATGGTGCTGCCTCGCCACAGTCTTCTTTACCCAGCTCTGTAGCTGGACTGCACAGTCTTTCCTCGGCTCTGGGCTCTCAGTCTGGAAGCAGCCCTGCTCCACATTTTACAGCAATGTCTCCTTTTTCTGGAGCCCAGTCCTCCATTTCCACCCCATCCACTCCTACTCCTCCAGTCTCATCTGTATATTCTGGTCTGGCTCACTCTAGTGCTCCCACTCCCTCCCCGTTTGGCCTAGGATTGACCACAGCTCCCTCCGTGTTCCCGGGTCTTCCTCCCGGCGCAAACCCTGGCTTCCCAGGTTTTGGAGGGTCAGGGTCCCCTGCAGCAGGTAGTCCAGTGCTGTCCTCCTTAATGGGGCTTCCAGGAGCCTCTTCATCAGTAGCCACCGTTGCACCTCTCCAGGCGGCAGCAGTCGCAGCGGCCGCTGCAGCAGGAGTCCCCTCCTCTTCTCCTGTGCTTCCTGGATTCGCCTCTGCATTCAGCTCTAACTTCAACCCTGCTCTGGTTGGCCAGGCTgg GCTAACTGGAAGTCTCCAGGCCCCTGGAGGTGCAGCTTTCCCAGGGTTGCTGTCTTTTCCCCCAGGGATGCCCAGCTTCTCCACTACAGCATCCCCTGCTGCCCTCTCTGGTCTACACAACTCTGCCATGCAATCTGCGCTTTTGCAG GCTCACTCAGCATCAGCGCTGGACAATTACCCTCCCCAGCCGAATGGATTCACTAACTACCCTGCAACTGCTGGCTCGAGCTTCCCTCTGCAGCCTGGCCTGCACCCATCACTGGGCTGGCAGTAG
- the proser1 gene encoding proline and serine-rich protein 1 isoform X1: MDKKSFDIVLDEIRKCVLTDQRIKAIEQVHGYFSSEQVIDILKYFSWAEPQIKAVKALQHKMVAIPTTKAANILNCFTFSKDRIIVLELIALNISDAQNYRPVEDAFRIHLSEKKRARRILEQVCKVGCKAPVAMISSCGMIPGNPYPKGKPSQVTGTFPGIPAKKDGEDSTLDGKGIAARILGPSKPSPSTYNPHRPVPYPIPPCRPHATIAPSAYNNAGLVSLGGVITASVPPPPYRATPNLAGYSRPVNQQNPTSSISGTTAISPHNSTPSTPVTPQPQPTTPITPVFPGMVPSQNPVTPSPTPAPSPSVIKGPPVPAGSPQVSSNSSGHNTPVPSPFPGMPPSGRNTPSVIKSHTPSGTPCGTPGPSTSIPPSPFHNAPRSETPSGGLTPTPRATGDPLTTHGAMGLPSKKGYPPSSDSQSALPFPGTPSTQSHSVIRSYTPSGMSSLTPGRSTPSMQGVGGLPVAPAAPSPKPSPGLTSQAAMSSPAFFSEQHANSMARHGGGSGSNSPVPSAFKGPSRSGTPSLSSLVMSNSAVLSRPVGMAHGAASPQSSLPSSVAGLHSLSSALGSQSGSSPAPHFTAMSPFSGAQSSISTPSTPTPPVSSVYSGLAHSSAPTPSPFGLGLTTAPSVFPGLPPGANPGFPGFGGSGSPAAGSPVLSSLMGLPGASSSVATVAPLQAAAVAAAAAAGVPSSSPVLPGFASAFSSNFNPALVGQAGLTGSLQAPGGAAFPGLLSFPPGMPSFSTTASPAALSGLHNSAMQSALLQAHSASALDNYPPQPNGFTNYPATAGSSFPLQPGLHPSLGWQ, from the exons ATGGACAAGAAATCCTTTGATATCGTTTTGGACGAAATCAGAAAG TGTGTTTTGACAGATCAACGAATCAAAGCTATAGAACAGGTTCATGGGTATTTCTCCAGTGAACAG GTTATTGACATTTTGAAGTACTTTTCCTGGGCAGAGCCCCAGATAAAGGCTGTCAAAGCCTTGCAACAT AAAATGGTTGCAATTCCAACAACAAAGGCTGCAAATATCCTAAATTGTTTCACATTCTCAAAGGACAGAATTATTGTACTGGAACTCATAGCTCT AAATATTTCTGATGCCCAAAACTACCGTCCTGTGGAGGACGCGTTCCGTATTCACCTCTCTGAGAAGAAACGTGCAAGAAGAATCCTAGAGCAG GTGTGTAAAGTGGGATGTAAAGCTCCAGTGGCGATGATTTCATCCTGTGGGATGATCCCAGGGAACCCTTATCCCAAAGGCAAACCCAGCCAGGTCACTGGAACATTCCCT GGAATTCCTGCCAAAAAGGATGGAGAGGATTCAACCCTGGATGGAAAGGGCATTGCTGCGCGCATACTCGGACCAAGCAAACCG TCACCATCAACATACAATCCACACAGACCTGTGCCGTATCCTATTCCACCATGTCGGCCACATGCCACCATTGCTCCAA GTGCGTACAACAACGCAGGTCTGGTGTCATTGGGTGGGGTCATCACTGCCAGTGTGCCACCCCCACCCTACCGAGCCACTCCCAATTTGGCAG GTTACAGCCGACCTGTCAATCAACAAAATCCAACCTCCAGCATCTCTGGCACAACTGCTATTTCTCCTCATAACTCCACCCCATCTACTCCTGTCACCCCCCAGCCTCAGCCTACCACACCAATCACTCCAGTTTTCCCAGGCATGGTCCCATCCCAGAACCCTGTGACCCCCTCCCCAACTCCTGCGCCCTCACCCTCAGTCATCAAAGGTCCACCTGTCCCAGCTGGCTCTCCCCAAGTTTCCTCTAACTCCAGTGGCCACAATACACCAGTTCCCTCTCCATTCCCTGGCATGCCCCCTTCTGGTAGAAACACCCCTTCAGTCATCAAAAGTCATACCCCATCTGGAACACCCTGTGGTACACCCGGGCCGAGTACAAGCATCCCTCCTTCTCCCTTCCATAATGCACCCCGTTCTGAAACACCTTCCGGTGGCCTCACACCTACTCCCAGGGCGACTGGCGACCCCTTGACTACTCATGGAGCGATGGGATTACCCTCAAAGAAGGGTTACCCACCTTCCTCAGATTCCCAGTCAGCACTTCCATTCCCTGGCACTCCCTCTACCCAGTCACATTCAGTTATTCGTAGTTACACACCCTCAGGAATGTCCTCTCTCACTCCTGGACGCTCAACTCCCAGCATGCAAGGTGTTGGAGGATTACCAGTGGCTCCTGCTGCTCCTAGTCCTAAGCCCTCTCCAGGACTGACCTCCCAGGCAGCCATGAGTAGTCCTGCTTTCTTTAGTGAGCAACATGCCAACTCCATGGCCCGGCATGGTGGAGGTAGTGGAAGCAACAGTCCTGTCCCTTCCGCATTCAAAGGTCCCTCCCGCTCTGGCACCCCTTCTCTTAGCTCTCTAGTAATGTCTAACTCTGCTGTCCTTTCCCGACCTGTGGGCATGGCCCATGGTGCTGCCTCGCCACAGTCTTCTTTACCCAGCTCTGTAGCTGGACTGCACAGTCTTTCCTCGGCTCTGGGCTCTCAGTCTGGAAGCAGCCCTGCTCCACATTTTACAGCAATGTCTCCTTTTTCTGGAGCCCAGTCCTCCATTTCCACCCCATCCACTCCTACTCCTCCAGTCTCATCTGTATATTCTGGTCTGGCTCACTCTAGTGCTCCCACTCCCTCCCCGTTTGGCCTAGGATTGACCACAGCTCCCTCCGTGTTCCCGGGTCTTCCTCCCGGCGCAAACCCTGGCTTCCCAGGTTTTGGAGGGTCAGGGTCCCCTGCAGCAGGTAGTCCAGTGCTGTCCTCCTTAATGGGGCTTCCAGGAGCCTCTTCATCAGTAGCCACCGTTGCACCTCTCCAGGCGGCAGCAGTCGCAGCGGCCGCTGCAGCAGGAGTCCCCTCCTCTTCTCCTGTGCTTCCTGGATTCGCCTCTGCATTCAGCTCTAACTTCAACCCTGCTCTGGTTGGCCAGGCTgg GCTAACTGGAAGTCTCCAGGCCCCTGGAGGTGCAGCTTTCCCAGGGTTGCTGTCTTTTCCCCCAGGGATGCCCAGCTTCTCCACTACAGCATCCCCTGCTGCCCTCTCTGGTCTACACAACTCTGCCATGCAATCTGCGCTTTTGCAG GCTCACTCAGCATCAGCGCTGGACAATTACCCTCCCCAGCCGAATGGATTCACTAACTACCCTGCAACTGCTGGCTCGAGCTTCCCTCTGCAGCCTGGCCTGCACCCATCACTGGGCTGGCAGTAG